In the genome of Desulfuromonas sp. DDH964, one region contains:
- a CDS encoding GreA/GreB family elongation factor, with product MTKACLLEMIVTSLSVDLTTLTEAARAAHAAATHEECQPDNKYDTTGLEASYIAQGQANRAAEVRRALERYRALELRSFDAGSPVRLTALVTLEAEDGSRRQVFLGPDAGGLKLAGPTGEIIIVTIESPLGRALLGRVVGEEIETGNGGSRKNFTIVTVA from the coding sequence ATGACCAAGGCATGTCTGCTGGAGATGATTGTCACAAGCCTGAGCGTCGACCTGACAACCCTCACCGAGGCCGCCCGGGCCGCCCACGCCGCCGCCACCCATGAGGAGTGCCAGCCCGACAACAAGTACGACACCACCGGGCTGGAGGCTTCCTACATCGCCCAGGGACAGGCCAACCGAGCAGCTGAGGTCCGCCGCGCCCTGGAACGCTACCGGGCTCTGGAGTTGCGTTCCTTCGATGCCGGATCGCCGGTGCGCCTGACGGCACTGGTAACCCTCGAAGCCGAGGATGGCAGCCGCCGTCAGGTATTTCTTGGGCCGGATGCCGGTGGTTTGAAGCTGGCAGGACCGACCGGGGAGATCATCATCGTTACCATCGAGTCCCCGTTAGGGCGGGCGCTGCTGGGAAGGGTTGTGGGTGAGGAGATCGAAACCGGCAATGGGGGAAGCCGCAAGAATTTCACGATAGTGACTGTCGCCTGA
- a CDS encoding YchJ family protein yields the protein MSTCPCGSGRDYAACCEPIIAGRTPAATPEQLMRARYSAHVKVEIDFLYASTHPDHREGYDHEGTRTWAQDSEWHGLQILETVDGGTGAKEGEVEFVARFRDQSGLRSHHERARFLKKSGKWLFTEGVMVKAKPLSVEKIGRNDPCPCGSGAKYKKCCGK from the coding sequence ATGAGCACCTGTCCCTGCGGCAGTGGACGCGACTACGCCGCCTGCTGCGAACCGATCATCGCCGGCCGCACACCGGCCGCTACTCCGGAACAGCTGATGCGGGCCCGCTACAGTGCCCACGTCAAGGTCGAGATCGATTTCCTCTATGCCAGCACCCATCCCGATCACCGCGAGGGATACGACCACGAAGGGACCCGGACCTGGGCGCAGGATTCCGAATGGCATGGCCTCCAGATTCTCGAAACGGTGGACGGTGGTACTGGCGCCAAGGAAGGCGAGGTCGAATTTGTCGCCCGGTTTCGCGACCAGAGCGGTCTGCGTAGCCACCACGAGCGCGCCCGGTTTCTGAAAAAATCGGGCAAATGGCTCTTTACCGAGGGGGTGATGGTCAAAGCAAAACCCCTCTCCGTCGAAAAGATCGGCCGCAACGATCCCTGCCCCTGCGGCAGCGGTGCCAAGTACAAGAAGTGCTGCGGGAAATAG
- a CDS encoding YitT family protein, which translates to MSAARGRLAYSIFWNCGLITIGTLIQAIALKAVAIPHHFVPGGLFGVASLLYYKTGLLNPGLLYLVLNVPMFILGYIYITRRFLGYSALAMGLITLFYQLIDFQITISSQLYAALVFGALLGVGAGMVLRSLGSNGGLDVAAVILNQKFNIGVGKVYFSFNLLLFSLSFVGIDNDLVIASIIAVFVCSAAVDYVLSMFNQRKLAFIVSEKPDAIADRVMTHLKIGTTMLPAVGTYQKREKKVLMVVINNIQLKRLEEIVFTTDSYALFIVENTFSVLGSTFSRRKIY; encoded by the coding sequence ATGAGCGCAGCAAGAGGCCGCCTCGCCTATTCGATCTTCTGGAACTGCGGCCTGATCACCATCGGCACCCTGATCCAGGCTATCGCCCTGAAGGCGGTTGCCATTCCCCACCACTTCGTTCCCGGCGGTCTCTTTGGGGTCGCCTCACTCCTCTATTACAAGACCGGCCTTCTCAACCCCGGGCTCCTCTACCTGGTCCTCAACGTGCCGATGTTCATCCTCGGCTACATCTATATTACCCGCCGTTTCCTCGGCTACAGCGCCCTGGCGATGGGTTTGATCACCCTCTTTTACCAGCTGATCGATTTCCAGATCACGATCAGCAGCCAGCTCTACGCCGCCCTCGTCTTCGGTGCCCTCCTCGGCGTCGGCGCCGGCATGGTATTGCGTTCCCTCGGTTCCAACGGCGGCCTCGACGTCGCCGCCGTGATCCTAAACCAGAAGTTCAATATCGGGGTCGGCAAAGTTTATTTCTCCTTCAACCTCCTCCTCTTCTCTCTCAGTTTCGTCGGCATCGACAACGACCTGGTTATCGCCTCGATCATTGCCGTCTTTGTCTGCTCGGCCGCGGTCGACTACGTCCTCTCCATGTTCAACCAGCGCAAGCTCGCTTTCATTGTTTCGGAGAAACCGGATGCGATCGCCGACCGGGTCATGACCCACCTGAAGATCGGTACCACTATGCTGCCCGCTGTCGGCACTTACCAGAAACGGGAGAAAAAGGTGCTGATGGTCGTCATCAACAACATCCAGCTCAAACGCCTGGAGGAGATCGTCTTTACCACCGACAGCTATGCCCTCTTCATCGTCGAGAATACCTTCAGCGTCCTCGGCTCGACCTTTTCGCGGCGCAAAATCTACTGA
- a CDS encoding GIY-YIG nuclease family protein has translation MTRNWQVYILLCSDGSLYTGITTDMERRLLEHGAGRGARYCRSRTPLKLVFLETGHDRSSASRREAQIKGLRAEAKRQLIAGEKPVPNLAQPTVKESPA, from the coding sequence ATGACGAGGAACTGGCAGGTTTACATCCTGCTCTGTTCGGACGGCTCGCTCTACACCGGCATTACCACCGACATGGAACGCCGGCTGCTCGAACATGGTGCCGGACGCGGCGCCCGTTACTGCCGCAGCCGTACTCCGTTAAAGCTGGTTTTTCTGGAGACCGGCCACGATCGCAGCAGCGCCAGCCGTCGGGAAGCGCAGATCAAGGGACTGCGCGCTGAAGCCAAGCGGCAGCTGATTGCCGGTGAAAAGCCGGTGCCAAACCTCGCACAACCAACCGTAAAGGAGTCCCCAGCATGA
- a CDS encoding GNAT family N-acetyltransferase yields the protein MKIQKVTPTHHAKVYALLRTAFPGSHYEAELVQRLHENGRVLQDWVCLHVNKAIAYIAFSNAYDGGTLCGLHLAPLAVAPEFQRQGVGSELLRFALRQESIRNRPLFVLGPPAYYRRFGFLPCSQPVCPFDKENRHFLSLGHNSDHPFRIGYEPEFTQPGSVPPRRRKQRR from the coding sequence ATGAAAATTCAGAAAGTCACCCCGACCCACCACGCCAAGGTCTATGCCCTGCTGCGCACCGCCTTTCCCGGCAGCCATTACGAGGCAGAGCTGGTGCAAAGACTCCACGAGAACGGCCGGGTCCTGCAGGACTGGGTCTGTTTGCATGTCAACAAGGCGATTGCCTACATCGCCTTCAGCAACGCCTATGACGGCGGCACTCTCTGCGGCCTCCACCTGGCGCCGCTGGCGGTAGCTCCCGAATTTCAACGCCAGGGGGTCGGATCGGAACTGCTCCGCTTTGCCCTGCGCCAGGAATCGATCCGCAACCGGCCTCTCTTTGTCCTCGGTCCGCCGGCCTATTACCGGCGTTTCGGTTTCCTCCCCTGCAGCCAGCCGGTTTGCCCCTTCGACAAGGAGAACCGGCACTTTCTCAGCCTTGGCCACAACAGCGACCATCCCTTCAGGATCGGCTACGAACCCGAATTCACCCAGCCGGGGAGCGTCCCGCCGCGGCGCCGGAAACAACGGCGCTGA